The genomic DNA CCGCCGACACCGTGACCGGGCTGGCATTCCTGTTCTCGTATGCGCCGGAAACCGCCTCGCTGCTGCCGCTGATGCTCGAGGAGGCATCTGAAGGCCGCTACGGCGCGCTGCTCGCACTGACGCGCATGACCGGGCAGCAGTTCGCCGGCGGAATGAACCGCGGCATGCAGTGGTCGGTGCTGTGCGCCGAGGACGCGCCGCGCTGGAATGCCGACAGCGGCAGTGCCGACGGCACCATCCTCGGCGCCGAGGTCGCGCGGATGTTCTTCGCAGCGTGCCCGGCGTGGCCGCACGGCGCGGCCGATCCGGCGCAGGCGCAGCCGCTCGAAAGCGACATTCCCACGCTGCTGCTGTCGGGCGAGCTCGACCCGGTGACCCCGCCCGCCTATGGCGAGCGCGTGGCTGCAGGCCTCGCCAACGGTCGCCACCTGGTGCTGCGCGGCCAGGGCCACGGCACCCTGCATCTGGGCTGCACGCCGAAGCTGGTGGCGGGCTTCATCGAGGATGCCGACACCGCGTCGCCCGATCCCGCCTGCCTCGACAGCCTCGAGGGCGTGCCGCCGTTCACCAGCTTCAACGGGTGGGATCCGTGATGGCCGCGTGCCTGCACCGCTCGTCGCTCCGGTTGGCGACGTTCCATTCGACCCGATCCGCTTCGTCATGTCGCGCAGTGCTTCGCGCGGCACACCGCCCCGCTTATTCCCGTCGATGCGGCACCCGCGACGCGGCGTGCGCACCCGGCCCATACCAGCGAGCCCAGTGATGATCACAGCACAGCATCTGCACAAGGCGTTCAAGACCCGCACCGGCACGGTGAAGGCGGTCGATGGCGTCGACTTCACCGCCGAGGACGGCCGCATCACCGGCCTGCTCGGTCCCAACGGCGCCGGCAAGACCACCACCCTGCGCATGCTCTACACGCTGATGCGCCCGGACAGCGGCAGCGTGCGCGTGGATGGCATCGATGCCGGCGAGGACCCGGCCGCGGTGCGCCGCATCCTCGGCGTGCTGCCGGACGCGCGCGGCATCTACAAGCGGCTGACCGCGCGCGAGAACATCCGCTACTTCGGCGAGCTGCACGGCCTGCCGCGTGCACTGGTGGACGAGCGGATCGACGCGCTGTCGGCGCGGCTGGACATGGCCGACATCCTCGACCGCCGCACCGAAGGCTTCAGCCAGGGCCAGCGCACCAAGACCGCGATCGCGCGTGCCCTGGTGCACGACCCGCGCAACGTGATCCTCGACGAGCCCACCAATGGCCTCGACGTGATGACCACCCGCGCGATGCGCGAGTTCCTCTTCAGCCTGCGCGACGAGGGGCGCTGCGTGGTGTTCTCCAGCCACATCATGCAGGAGGTCGCCGCCCTGTGTGACCGCATCGTCATCATCGCCAAGGGCCAGGTGATGGCCGCCGGCACCGCCGACGAACTGCGCGAACGCTTCGACGAGCCCAACCTCGAGGACGCTTTCGTCAAAGCCATCGGTTCCCAGGAGGGCCTGTTCGCATGAATGCTCCGCGCTCGAACGTGTTCGCCCCGCTGTGGGCGGTGATGCGCAAGGAACTCGTCGACATCGGCCGCGACCGCCGCACGCTGGCGCTGATGCTGCTGCTCACCCCGTTGCTGACGCCCTTGCTGCTGATCGGTATGTCGTCGCTGGCCGAGAAGCGCATCCGCACCCAGACCGAACAGACCCTGGAGGTCCCGGTCGCCGGTGCAGAGCGCGCGCCCAACCTGGTCGCATTCCTCGCCAGCCGCGGCATCACCGCGGTGGAGCCGCCGGCCGATCTCGACGCCGCGATCGCCGACCAGTCGGTGGACGTGGCGCTGGAGATCGCCCCCGACTTCGCCGAGGCCTGGCATGGCGGGCGCGCGGCGGGTGTCGATGTCGTCACCGACAGTACCCAGCGCAATGCCGAAGTGCCGGTCGCACGCGTGCGCGGGGCGCTGGAGGCCTACAGCCAGCAGGTCGGCGCGCTGCGCCTGGTCGCACGCGGCATCGATCCCGGGGTGGTGCGGCCGGTCGGTGTCGGTACCCGTGACCTCGCCAGTGACGCGGCGAAGCAGAGCATGGTGCTGGCGGTGTTCCTGCCCTACCTGCTGCTGCTGTCGGGGTTCCTCGGCGGCATCTACCTGATCGTGGATGCGACCGCTGGCGAGCGCGAGCGGCAGTCGCTCGAGCCGTTGCTGGCCACGCCGGCGGCACGGGGCGCGATCGTCAGCGGGAAGATGGCCGCGGGCTGCGTGATCGGCATCACCTCGCTGCTGCTCACGCTGCTCGCGCTCAAGGGCAGCAGCATGATGGGCGACACCGCCCGCATGCTCGACGTGCGCTGGCTGGCGATCGGAAAACTGCTGCTGATCCTGCTGCCGATGGTGGTGATCGGCACGGCGCTGTTCACCTTCCTCGCCGCCGCGGCCAAGAGCGTCAAGGAAGCCCAGAGCCACATGAGCTGGCTGATGCTGCTGCCGATGGTGCCGTCGTTCGTGCTGATGGTGAACCCGATCAAGACCGAGGGCTGGCAGTTCGCGGTGCCGTTCCTGGCGCAGAACCAGATGATCCTGAAGGTGATCCGCGCCGAGCCCATCGACGCCGCGACCTGGGGCATGTACCTCGCCGCGGCGCTCGCGCTGGCCGCGGTGCTGTGGCTCGCCGCGGTGCACCGCTACGGGCAGGAACGGCTGGCGGTTTCCGGCTGACGGTTGCGGCGACCTGGAGGAACGTCTGCAGGTTCCGGCACGATGGCGCACAGCTGGAGTGTCGTGCGCGTGGTTGCTCCGTTTGAGACCCGCGCTGCCCGTCGCGCGCACCGGGGGGTGTGCTCCCCCGGCCGGAGTCCGCGTCCGGCTACCACGGCCGGCCGCCGGCCATCCATGGCCGGCTGGGAGCACACCCCCCGGTGCACGCGACGGGCTCAGGCAAATCGTGGGCTTCGGCACGGAGATCCACAGCGGCTGCGGCGGCAGCCACGAAGCCCTGACCGCTTTCGTCGCTGACCTTCGTTCCGACGCGGCGGCAGGTTGGGGCCCGCCGCGGACGCAGGGGGATGTCCAGAGCCGGCCATGGATGGCCGGCGGCCGGATGTGGGAGCAGGACACGGAGATATCCGGCTGGGCATCCCCCTGTGGCCGTGGCGGGCCGCCGGGCATTCCCTTCACGGAGAAGATCCACGAAAAAGGCCCGGTCAATGCCGGGCCTTTTTCGTTCCCGCGCGGCGCGATCAGCCGCCGCCGGGGGTGAAGCCGATCGTGCGCCGCGTGGTGATCGGTGCATCCATCGGCTCGAAGCGCCAGCGGCGCACCGCGGTCAGTGCTTCGCGGTCGAACACCCGCGGCGGGTCGGCGCGCACGACGCGTGCATTGGAGACCGAGCCGTCGGCGGCCACGGTGAACTCCACCAGCACCTCGCCGGACTGCCCGCCGCGCAGCGCCTCGGGCGGATAACGCGGGGCCGGCGTGCTGATCGCGCGCAGGTCGGCCGCCGACGGCGCCACGAATGCCGGTGCCGCGGAAGCCGCCCGCTGCTGCGCGGCGCGCTCCTCGTTGGCGCGCTGCTCGGCGGCACGTCGTTCCGCCGCCTGGCGCTCCGCCGTCTCGCGGGCCTCCGCGTCGCGCGCCGCCTGCTGTTCGGCTTCACGGCTGGCTTCCTGCTGTGCCGCCAGTTCACGTGCGGCCTGTGCCTGCTGTTCCTGCTGCTGCTTCGCGCGCTCGGCCTCGAGCTGCTTGCGGCGCTCGGCTTCCTGCTCCGAGCTCAGCGCCTGCTGGGCGATGCGCTGCTCGCTCGCGGCCTGTGCATTGTCGATGCTGGTGCCCAGCCGGCCGACCGCCGGGTGGCTGCCGTCAGTGCGCTGGATCAGCGCCTGCAGGCGGCGCGCCTCCTCGAAGTCCTCGCGGTCGCGCGCCTGCTCGGTGGCGATCACCGCCATCGGCAGCAGGTCGATCAGCGCGCTCGAGGCCCCGGCGTCGCCGGGCTCGCGCTCGCGCAGCGCGAGGTAGTACTCCATCGCGTTGTCGCCGGCCGGCGCGTACAGCCGGCTCTCCTGGTAGGCCCTGGACGCCGCCGCGCGCAGTTCGTCGACGCTGAGCGTGGCCACCGCGTCCGATGCCGGCGCGTCCTGGCTGACTGCGGCGGCCGGCTCCCCGGGCGCGGTCCCCACCGCGCTGTCGGCGGGGGCCGGATCCCCCGAACACGCGGCCAGCGCGCAGGCCAAGGCCATCGCGATCAGGCGCCGGTTCCACATGGTGTTCCCCTTCGGTGTCGCCAACATCTGGTGTTCCCCCCTGGTAGTGCGTCACGCACCGTCGCGTAGGACGCGATA from Luteimonas sp. YGD11-2 includes the following:
- a CDS encoding ATP-binding cassette domain-containing protein, whose amino-acid sequence is MITAQHLHKAFKTRTGTVKAVDGVDFTAEDGRITGLLGPNGAGKTTTLRMLYTLMRPDSGSVRVDGIDAGEDPAAVRRILGVLPDARGIYKRLTARENIRYFGELHGLPRALVDERIDALSARLDMADILDRRTEGFSQGQRTKTAIARALVHDPRNVILDEPTNGLDVMTTRAMREFLFSLRDEGRCVVFSSHIMQEVAALCDRIVIIAKGQVMAAGTADELRERFDEPNLEDAFVKAIGSQEGLFA
- a CDS encoding ABC transporter permease subunit, whose protein sequence is MNAPRSNVFAPLWAVMRKELVDIGRDRRTLALMLLLTPLLTPLLLIGMSSLAEKRIRTQTEQTLEVPVAGAERAPNLVAFLASRGITAVEPPADLDAAIADQSVDVALEIAPDFAEAWHGGRAAGVDVVTDSTQRNAEVPVARVRGALEAYSQQVGALRLVARGIDPGVVRPVGVGTRDLASDAAKQSMVLAVFLPYLLLLSGFLGGIYLIVDATAGERERQSLEPLLATPAARGAIVSGKMAAGCVIGITSLLLTLLALKGSSMMGDTARMLDVRWLAIGKLLLILLPMVVIGTALFTFLAAAAKSVKEAQSHMSWLMLLPMVPSFVLMVNPIKTEGWQFAVPFLAQNQMILKVIRAEPIDAATWGMYLAAALALAAVLWLAAVHRYGQERLAVSG
- a CDS encoding energy transducer TonB → MWNRRLIAMALACALAACSGDPAPADSAVGTAPGEPAAAVSQDAPASDAVATLSVDELRAAASRAYQESRLYAPAGDNAMEYYLALREREPGDAGASSALIDLLPMAVIATEQARDREDFEEARRLQALIQRTDGSHPAVGRLGTSIDNAQAASEQRIAQQALSSEQEAERRKQLEAERAKQQQEQQAQAARELAAQQEASREAEQQAARDAEARETAERQAAERRAAEQRANEERAAQQRAASAAPAFVAPSAADLRAISTPAPRYPPEALRGGQSGEVLVEFTVAADGSVSNARVVRADPPRVFDREALTAVRRWRFEPMDAPITTRRTIGFTPGGG